One stretch of Candidatus Hydrogenedentota bacterium DNA includes these proteins:
- a CDS encoding DUF167 domain-containing protein, with protein MERGVLNKRRNAPDANATSCRITVRVQPRASRNGCSVESDGRVRVAVTAPPVDSEANDAVVAFIADCLALPKRSVRVVVGAKSRNKTIAVDGLDLDVVVRRLRENA; from the coding sequence ATGGAGCGAGGCGTCCTGAACAAGCGGCGCAATGCCCCTGACGCCAATGCAACCTCGTGCCGAATCACCGTCCGCGTCCAACCGCGGGCATCTCGCAATGGATGTTCCGTGGAGAGTGACGGACGTGTCCGCGTTGCAGTAACCGCTCCCCCCGTCGACAGCGAAGCCAACGACGCTGTAGTGGCGTTCATTGCAGACTGTCTCGCACTTCCAAAACGATCCGTTCGAGTTGTCGTAGGCGCGAAATCGCGGAACAAGACGATTGCCGTCGACGGCTTGGACCTCGATGTGGTCGTTCGCCGCCTTCGCGAGAACGCCTGA
- a CDS encoding PIN domain-containing protein, with protein sequence MDDAARAAAEKQLPPGKKSEILKYVEHSVMPRHTARILIALGGLCGFLVAVAISFALRFVTQEAFERFFPALVSVLLAMATGWFLAWYVVQNFGVKDPTLQIYIQATLVIVFFFIGVNLGLTRASSWENLVRAVSRKNYEGRYPKLLDTSVIIDGRIADIAKAGFLEGAVIVPRFVLRELQSIADSNDGLRRARGRRGLDVLKQLQAPDSGVTVEVVEDDPEHVNTVDGKLIAFAKDIGAKVVTNDQNLLKVAQIDGVAVMNIHDLANALKTVVLPDEQMHVRIVREGKEPMQGVGFLDDGTMVVVDGGRDHIGSNVVATVTSVLQTSNGKMIFTRFQSADPQSRSEGMRSSA encoded by the coding sequence ATGGATGACGCGGCACGAGCGGCCGCCGAGAAACAGTTGCCGCCGGGGAAAAAATCGGAAATCCTTAAGTATGTTGAACATAGCGTAATGCCGCGGCATACCGCGCGGATCCTCATTGCGCTGGGCGGCCTTTGCGGCTTTCTGGTGGCGGTCGCCATTTCATTTGCCCTGCGGTTCGTTACGCAGGAGGCATTCGAACGGTTCTTTCCCGCGCTGGTCTCCGTCCTGCTCGCCATGGCCACGGGCTGGTTTCTCGCCTGGTACGTGGTCCAAAACTTTGGAGTCAAGGACCCGACCCTCCAAATCTATATCCAGGCGACGCTCGTGATTGTGTTTTTCTTCATTGGCGTGAACCTCGGTCTCACGCGCGCGTCGAGTTGGGAGAACTTGGTCCGCGCGGTCAGCCGGAAGAACTACGAAGGCCGCTACCCCAAGTTGCTTGATACGAGCGTTATCATCGACGGGCGCATCGCGGACATCGCGAAAGCGGGTTTCCTCGAGGGCGCGGTGATAGTGCCGCGCTTCGTGTTGCGCGAGCTGCAGTCGATCGCCGATTCGAACGATGGCTTGCGTCGCGCGCGTGGCCGGCGCGGGTTGGATGTGCTCAAACAATTGCAGGCGCCCGACAGCGGCGTCACCGTCGAAGTGGTCGAGGACGATCCGGAGCACGTGAATACCGTGGACGGCAAACTCATTGCATTCGCGAAGGACATCGGCGCCAAGGTAGTTACGAACGATCAAAACCTTTTGAAAGTCGCCCAAATCGACGGGGTCGCCGTCATGAACATTCACGACCTGGCGAACGCGCTCAAGACGGTTGTCCTGCCGGACGAACAAATGCACGTCCGAATTGTGCGCGAAGGCAAGGAGCCGATGCAGGGCGTCGGGTTCCTCGATGACGGGACGATGGTTGTCGTGGATGGCGGGCGAGATCATATCGGGAGCAACGTGGTGGCCACCGTCACGAGCGTGCTCCAAACGTCCAACGGCAAGATGATATTCACCCGGTTCCAATCTGCCGATCCTCAAAGCAGATCGGAAGGCATGCGGTCGAGCGCCTGA